From a region of the Agrobacterium tumefaciens genome:
- a CDS encoding choline ABC transporter substrate-binding protein, with protein MFANRNRCLALAAAISTLALGAASAQAAEPASCGTVRFSDVGWTDITATTATATVILKSLGYETDVKLLSVPVTYTSLKNKDIDVFLGNWMPTMEGDIAPYREDKSVETVRENLTGAKYTLATNAKGAELGIKDFKDIATHSDALSGKIYGIEPGNDGNRLILDMVAKDTFGLKSFEVVESSEQGMLAQVARAEKSGEPIVFLGWEPHPMNANFKLAYLTGGDDVFGPNLGGATIYTNVRKGYTEECPNVGTLLKNLQFSLPMENEIMGKILNDGLEGEAAATAWLKANPSAIEPWLANVKTKDGSADAVPAVKKALGL; from the coding sequence ATGTTTGCAAATAGAAATCGCTGTCTGGCGCTGGCCGCAGCAATCTCCACGCTGGCCCTCGGTGCAGCCAGCGCGCAGGCGGCAGAGCCCGCAAGTTGTGGTACGGTGCGCTTCTCCGACGTCGGCTGGACCGACATCACCGCCACAACCGCCACGGCAACCGTGATTTTGAAAAGCCTTGGCTACGAAACCGACGTCAAGCTTCTCTCCGTCCCCGTCACCTACACCTCACTCAAGAACAAGGACATCGACGTCTTCCTCGGCAACTGGATGCCAACCATGGAAGGCGACATTGCCCCCTATCGCGAAGACAAGTCCGTCGAAACTGTCCGTGAAAACCTCACAGGTGCCAAATACACGCTGGCGACAAACGCCAAGGGCGCCGAACTCGGTATCAAGGATTTCAAGGATATCGCCACCCACAGCGATGCTCTCAGCGGCAAGATCTACGGCATTGAACCGGGAAATGACGGAAACCGCCTGATCCTCGATATGGTTGCCAAGGACACATTTGGCCTCAAGAGCTTCGAGGTCGTCGAATCGTCCGAACAGGGCATGCTGGCGCAGGTCGCCCGTGCTGAAAAATCCGGTGAGCCGATCGTCTTCCTCGGCTGGGAACCGCACCCGATGAACGCGAATTTCAAGCTGGCCTATCTGACCGGCGGTGACGACGTTTTCGGCCCGAATCTCGGCGGCGCGACGATCTACACCAACGTTCGCAAGGGCTACACGGAAGAATGCCCGAACGTCGGCACATTGCTCAAGAACCTGCAATTCTCGCTGCCCATGGAAAACGAGATCATGGGCAAGATTCTGAATGACGGCCTTGAGGGCGAAGCCGCAGCGACGGCCTGGTTGAAAGCCAATCCTTCGGCAATCGAGCCATGGCTTGCCAACGTCAAGACCAAGGATGGCAGCGCGGATGCCGTGCCAGCCGTGAAGAAGGCATTGGGCCTCTAA
- the choW gene encoding choline ABC transporter permease subunit: MEWLSAPENRLPVGRYAKEAIDWLTGNLAFFFDWLSFIFQSVIDALLYVLQTPHPLVIVAILTALSAWTRRSVGMPIFTILGLLLIINLGYWKATTETLALVIAASAVCMIIGIPLGILAARRKWIYAAMRPVLDLMQTIPTFVYLIPALVLFGLGMVPGLIATVIFAIPAPIRLTRLGIISTPPALVEAAVAFGATPGQVLRKVELPFAAPQIMAGLTQTIMLSLSMVVISALVGANGLGVPVVRALNTVNIAMGFEAGLCIVILAIVLDRLFRLPGSEDDL, translated from the coding sequence GTGGAATGGCTCAGCGCCCCTGAAAACCGTTTGCCCGTCGGCCGATACGCCAAGGAAGCCATCGACTGGCTGACTGGAAATCTCGCATTTTTCTTCGACTGGCTGTCGTTCATTTTCCAAAGCGTCATCGATGCTTTGCTATATGTCCTCCAGACGCCACACCCGCTTGTGATTGTCGCAATTCTGACCGCACTGTCTGCGTGGACACGCCGCTCGGTCGGCATGCCGATTTTCACCATCCTCGGGCTGCTTCTCATCATCAATCTCGGCTACTGGAAAGCGACAACGGAAACCCTTGCGCTTGTGATTGCCGCAAGCGCAGTGTGCATGATTATCGGCATACCGCTTGGAATCCTGGCTGCACGCCGCAAATGGATTTACGCCGCCATGCGCCCGGTTCTCGATCTGATGCAGACGATCCCGACCTTCGTTTATCTCATCCCCGCGCTGGTTCTTTTCGGGCTCGGCATGGTTCCCGGCCTGATCGCCACGGTAATCTTTGCCATTCCGGCACCGATTCGCTTGACCCGCCTCGGCATCATCTCAACACCGCCAGCCCTTGTTGAAGCCGCCGTTGCCTTCGGTGCAACGCCGGGACAGGTACTTCGCAAGGTCGAACTGCCATTTGCAGCCCCTCAGATCATGGCAGGCCTGACCCAGACCATCATGCTGTCGCTGTCGATGGTGGTGATTTCCGCCCTTGTCGGTGCAAACGGCCTCGGCGTGCCAGTGGTACGCGCGCTCAACACCGTCAACATCGCAATGGGCTTCGAAGCCGGCCTGTGCATCGTCATATTAGCGATCGTTCTGGACCGACTGTTCCGCCTTCCCGGCTCGGAGGACGACCTGTGA
- the choV gene encoding choline ABC transporter ATP-binding protein, producing the protein MTDAIIFGNVDIVFGNRPEPALSLIDMGRSREEINAKTGLVLGVANASLAVKEGEILVLMGLSGSGKSTLVRAVNGLAPVVRGNVSIKTKSGYVDPYRTTAKSLRDLRMHTVSMVFQQFGLLPWRNVAENVGFGLELAGVPEAERKRLVDEQLELVNLSQWANKKVGELSGGMQQRVGLARAFATGAPILLMDEPFSALDPLIRSRLQDELLEFQSRLKKTILFVSHDLDEAFRIGNRIAMMEGGRIIQCGTPQQIVKHPATQYVADFVQNMNPISMLTAADVMTRGIGEKNGHLAVAATARPTSPLIDILDALSKHSGAIGVVDNGSIVGTISADDIVSGLTRHRKK; encoded by the coding sequence GTGACAGACGCAATCATTTTCGGAAATGTCGACATCGTCTTCGGCAACAGGCCAGAACCCGCTCTGTCGCTGATCGACATGGGCAGATCCCGCGAGGAAATCAACGCGAAAACGGGACTGGTGCTTGGCGTCGCCAACGCATCGCTCGCGGTGAAGGAAGGTGAAATCCTCGTTCTCATGGGGCTTTCCGGCTCCGGGAAATCCACTCTGGTTCGCGCTGTCAACGGACTTGCGCCGGTGGTGCGCGGCAATGTCTCCATCAAAACCAAATCCGGTTACGTCGACCCTTATCGCACGACGGCGAAGTCGCTGCGCGATCTGCGCATGCACACGGTGTCGATGGTGTTTCAGCAATTCGGCCTTTTGCCCTGGCGCAATGTTGCAGAGAACGTAGGCTTCGGCCTGGAACTTGCCGGTGTGCCCGAGGCGGAACGCAAGCGCCTCGTCGATGAACAACTGGAACTCGTCAATCTTTCCCAGTGGGCGAACAAAAAGGTCGGAGAACTATCCGGAGGCATGCAACAGCGCGTCGGACTGGCCCGGGCCTTTGCAACGGGCGCACCGATCTTGTTGATGGATGAACCGTTTTCAGCGCTCGACCCGCTCATCCGAAGCCGCCTTCAGGACGAACTTCTGGAGTTTCAAAGCCGACTGAAGAAAACCATCCTGTTTGTCAGTCACGACCTGGATGAGGCATTCCGCATCGGTAACCGGATCGCGATGATGGAGGGCGGGCGTATTATCCAGTGCGGCACACCGCAACAAATCGTCAAACATCCGGCCACACAATATGTCGCGGACTTCGTCCAGAACATGAACCCGATTTCCATGCTGACTGCAGCGGATGTCATGACGCGCGGCATCGGCGAAAAGAACGGGCATCTGGCGGTTGCCGCAACGGCCCGCCCCACGTCGCCGCTCATCGATATTCTCGACGCTTTGTCGAAACATTCCGGCGCAATCGGCGTCGTCGACAACGGCTCAATCGTCGGCACGATTTCGGCGGATGACATCGTCAGCGGCCTGACTCGACACCGCAAAAAATGA
- a CDS encoding helix-turn-helix transcriptional regulator, translating into MDNESLSDHSIAAADLLSAMANPKRLLILCTLVDTEVPVGVLASQVGLSQSALSQHLSKLRAQRLVKTRRDAQTIYYSSNSESVKKILASLEEIYCQSQKSSRTAA; encoded by the coding sequence ATGGACAACGAATCTCTGTCGGATCATAGTATCGCCGCTGCGGATCTGCTTTCGGCAATGGCGAATCCAAAACGTCTGCTGATTCTTTGTACGCTCGTGGACACCGAAGTTCCTGTCGGAGTGCTTGCCTCCCAGGTCGGTCTGAGCCAATCCGCTCTTTCGCAGCATCTTTCCAAGTTGCGCGCACAGCGACTGGTCAAGACACGCCGCGACGCTCAGACGATTTATTATTCCAGCAATTCTGAATCGGTGAAGAAGATCCTCGCATCGCTTGAAGAGATCTATTGTCAGTCGCAGAAGAGCAGCCGCACTGCCGCCTGA
- a CDS encoding DUF3095 domain-containing protein — protein sequence MRTVDDEFLAALPVFQHFEDVADPALYRALPQGWALAIADIVDSTAAIGAGRYKTVNMAGAAVISGVSNSLKRHDLPFVFGGDGAAVAVPPHTLEIASAALSNVQRWVKDELDLTMRVALVPVAEIRENGFDVRVARFQASEDVSYAMFSGGGNSWAEARMKEGRYGVPEAETGARPDLTGLSCRWNPIEATHGKIVSIIAVPGPSQDMQAFRALVADIVELAGDDARQGHPVPEDGPKLGFVREGLGLEAHARSGYHDRVGAIRSSLRILAESFLINILQITGLSLGRFNAARYRRSVASNTDFRKFDDGLKMTVDMDAARLESLQARLERGRVTGACYYGLHEQDAALMTCIVPSPLSRDHMHFVDGASGGYAAAANKLKQQASIVSAA from the coding sequence ATGAGAACAGTCGACGACGAATTCCTGGCCGCACTTCCTGTGTTCCAGCACTTTGAGGATGTTGCCGATCCGGCCCTTTATCGCGCCCTGCCGCAAGGCTGGGCTTTGGCGATTGCCGATATTGTCGATTCGACCGCAGCTATTGGTGCTGGTCGATACAAGACCGTCAACATGGCGGGGGCCGCTGTCATCTCAGGGGTTTCAAACAGTCTCAAGCGGCATGATCTGCCTTTCGTTTTCGGTGGCGATGGGGCGGCAGTGGCTGTGCCGCCGCATACACTGGAGATTGCCAGTGCCGCGCTTTCAAATGTGCAGCGCTGGGTGAAGGACGAACTCGACCTGACCATGCGTGTGGCGCTGGTTCCCGTTGCCGAGATACGGGAAAACGGTTTCGACGTGCGGGTTGCGCGTTTTCAGGCGAGCGAGGATGTTTCCTATGCGATGTTTTCGGGCGGCGGCAACAGCTGGGCGGAAGCGCGCATGAAAGAGGGGCGTTATGGTGTGCCTGAAGCGGAAACGGGTGCGCGGCCGGATCTGACGGGGCTTTCCTGTCGCTGGAATCCGATCGAGGCGACACATGGCAAGATCGTTTCCATCATTGCGGTGCCGGGTCCGTCACAGGATATGCAGGCGTTTCGGGCGCTGGTGGCGGATATTGTTGAGCTTGCCGGCGATGATGCCCGGCAGGGGCATCCCGTGCCCGAAGATGGGCCAAAGCTCGGTTTCGTGCGCGAAGGGCTCGGCCTGGAAGCGCATGCGCGCTCAGGCTACCATGATCGTGTCGGGGCGATCCGCAGTTCTCTGCGTATCCTGGCAGAGAGCTTTTTGATCAATATACTTCAAATCACAGGGCTTTCGCTCGGGCGGTTCAATGCGGCGCGTTACCGCCGGTCCGTTGCCAGCAACACAGATTTCAGGAAGTTCGATGACGGATTGAAGATGACAGTCGATATGGACGCGGCGCGACTTGAGAGTCTGCAGGCACGACTGGAAAGAGGCCGTGTCACGGGGGCCTGTTATTATGGCCTGCATGAGCAGGATGCTGCGCTGATGACCTGCATCGTACCGTCGCCGTTGTCGAGGGACCACATGCATTTCGTTGACGGTGCATCGGGTGGATATGCGGCTGCGGCCAACAAGCTGAAACAGCAGGCTTCGATCGTTTCCGCAGCCTGA
- a CDS encoding branched-chain amino acid ABC transporter substrate-binding protein — protein MKLKTLTSVTLAASFAFAPLAHAEIVIGLIAPLTGPVAAYGDQVKNGAQTAVNEINKKGGILGEQVVLKLADDGGEPKQGVSAANQLVADGIRFVVGPVTSGVAIPASDVFAENGILMVTPTATAPDLTNRGLSNVLRTCGRDDQQAEVAAKYVLANLKDKKVAIIHDKGAYGKGLADSFKATLNAGGVTEVFYDALTPGEKDLGALTARLKSENTDVIYFGGYHPEAGLLVRQLNDAGSKAVVIGGDGLSNSEFWNIGTKAAEGTLFTNASDALKNADSKAAADALAAANIPAEAFTLNAYAAVEVLKAGIEKAGSAEDSEAVATALKSGDAFATSIGKVTYGETGDLTSQAFTLYKWQDGKIVAAE, from the coding sequence ATGAAACTGAAGACTTTGACCAGCGTGACGCTCGCAGCGTCCTTCGCCTTCGCACCGCTCGCCCATGCCGAAATCGTCATCGGCCTGATTGCACCTCTGACCGGCCCGGTCGCCGCTTATGGTGACCAGGTCAAGAACGGCGCCCAGACCGCCGTCAACGAAATCAACAAGAAGGGCGGCATCCTCGGCGAACAGGTCGTGCTGAAGCTCGCCGATGACGGTGGTGAACCAAAGCAGGGCGTTTCTGCCGCCAACCAGCTCGTTGCTGACGGCATCCGTTTTGTTGTCGGCCCGGTGACCTCCGGCGTCGCCATTCCGGCCTCCGACGTTTTTGCTGAAAACGGCATCCTGATGGTAACGCCGACGGCAACCGCTCCCGACCTGACGAACCGTGGTCTTTCCAACGTTCTGCGCACCTGCGGTCGTGATGACCAGCAGGCCGAAGTCGCCGCGAAGTATGTGCTGGCAAACCTGAAGGACAAGAAGGTCGCCATCATTCATGACAAGGGCGCCTACGGCAAGGGTCTCGCCGACTCCTTCAAGGCAACGCTGAACGCAGGTGGCGTCACCGAAGTGTTCTATGACGCCTTGACCCCGGGTGAAAAGGATCTGGGTGCGTTGACGGCTCGCCTGAAGTCGGAAAACACCGACGTCATCTACTTCGGTGGTTACCACCCCGAAGCGGGTCTGCTGGTCCGCCAGCTCAATGACGCCGGTTCCAAGGCTGTCGTTATCGGTGGCGACGGCCTTTCCAACAGCGAATTCTGGAACATCGGCACCAAGGCCGCTGAGGGCACGTTGTTCACCAACGCCTCCGACGCCCTGAAGAATGCCGATTCCAAGGCTGCGGCAGACGCGCTGGCAGCTGCCAACATTCCGGCAGAAGCGTTCACGCTCAATGCCTATGCGGCGGTTGAAGTGTTGAAAGCCGGCATCGAAAAGGCGGGAAGCGCTGAAGATTCCGAAGCTGTTGCCACCGCCCTGAAGAGCGGCGACGCCTTTGCAACGTCGATCGGCAAGGTCACCTACGGCGAGACCGGCGATCTGACCTCGCAGGCCTTCACACTCTACAAGTGGCAGGACGGCAAGATCGTCGCTGCTGAATAA